From the Anopheles stephensi strain Indian chromosome X, UCI_ANSTEP_V1.0, whole genome shotgun sequence genome, the window CGAACGTGGATGGGCATTTCTGTGTGGTGGCGATCAGTACCGACATGCAGGTGACGGTGAAGGTACCGTGCCGGGCAACGCCGGACGAGGTGCTTAACCGGATACTCGAGAAGAAGCGTATCTCGATGAAGGCCCGGATGGATAATAGCAGCGACTTCATACTGAAGGTGTGCGGACGGGAAGAGTACATCTACGGTGCATACCCGATGATCAGCTTCCAGTACGTGCAGGACTGTTTGTCGCGTGACGAGACGCCCACGTTTGTGCCGCGGTTGGTACGGTCGGTGGAGGTGTTCAAGAACGATATCTACGACGCGCGGGATGACTTTACGCAGTGGTCGAGTACGACCGCCACCACGAACACCACGTCCTCGGCGCTGGTGTCAACGTCCAGTTCCGTGTCAACGATGTCGCTCGTGTCCGTCGGTAAGCACAACAGCAGTATTGCAAGTACAGGTAGCAGCAGCGTCTACAGCAGCAGTAGTCAATCGCAACAATCGCACACGCTGCGCAAGGTGAAGTATGTCACCAGCTGGGAGGTTGATACGAAGCTGCAGTGCACGGTACAGGAGATCCGCGGCCTGAACATTGAGTCCGACAAGGAGCTGGGCGTGCAGCTGGGTCTGTTTCACGGTGGGAAATCCCTCTGCAAGACGGCACGGACGCGCACGGTCACCGTGAACAGTGGTAAGGCCGTGTGGAACGAAACGATCTGCTTCGATATCAACGTGAGCAACGTGCCGCGCATGGCACGGCTCTGTCTGGTGGTGTACGAGAACATGCGCACGACCAAGAGCACGGGCATCCGGACGCGCCGCACCAAGGACGGACTGATCAATCCAATCGCGTGGGTCAACACGATGGTGTTCGACTACAAGAACCAGCTCAAATCGGACTCGGTAACGCTGTACACGTGGGACTACGCCGAGGACGCCCAGTCGGAGGACATCCTGCATCCGCTCGGGACGGTCGAACCGAACCCCAATCGGGACAACAATATGTTCGTGTCGATGCTGCTAAGCTTTGGACCGTACGGACCGGAAGGGCGCATCATCGTGTACCCAGGCGAGGAGGAACTGTTGGCCCACGCCGCCAAGATGAGCCACCGGAACGAGCATCTGAATCGCGAGAGCGCGGAGGATACGCGCTCGATCAAAGCGATCATGTCGGCGTACATGTACAACGACCGGCTGAACGATATCCACGAGCAGGATCGTAACGCGATTTGGGCGAAACGGCGCGAGTGCATGCTGCAGATGCCGCAGGGTCTGCCCTGCTTGCTGTACTGCGTCGAGTGGAACAATCGGGACGAGGTGTCGGAGATAGTGTCGCTGCTGCAGGAGTGGCCCAAGCTGCTGATCGAGCGCGCACTGGAACTGCTCGACTACGCGTACGCGGACAAGTACGTGCGCCGGTACGCGGTGGACTGTTTGCGCACGATCGAGGACGatgagctgctgctgtatcTGTTGCAGCTGGTGCAAGCCCTCAAGCACGAGTCGTACCTGAACTGTGATCTGGTGTACTTCCTGTTGCAGCGTGCCCTCCACAATCAGCACATCGGTCACTATCTGTTCTGGCATCTGCGGTCCGAGTTGTCCGTACCGTCGGTCCAGGTGCGGTTCGGGCTTATACTCGAGGCGTACCTGCTCGGCAGCCCGGAACATGTGGGTGTCCTGTTGAAGCAGATGCAGTGCCTGCGCTACTTGCAAATCTGCTCGGACAACGTGAAGAAGGGCAGCAAGGAGAAGGGCCGGGCACTGCTGATGGAGCAGCTCGCGAAGGAGGGCCATCTGACGAGTGATTTGATCAGCCCGCTGAATCCAAGCTTCCGCTGCAAGGCCGTCCGCACGGAGCGGTGCAAGGTGATGGATTCGAAGATGCGCCCACTGTGGATCGTGTACGAGAACAGCGACCCGAACGGAGACGATATACACATGATCTTCAAGAACGGGGACGATCTGCGGCAGGATATGCTGACGCTGCAGATGCTGCGCATTATGGACCGCATCTGGAAGAGCCACGGGTTCGACTTCCGCATGAACCCGTACAGCTGCATCAGCACCGACCACAAGCTCGGCCTGATCGAGGTGGTGCTGAACGCGGAAACGATCGCCAACATCCAGAAGGAGCGGGGCATGTTTTCCGCTACGTCACCGTTTAAGAAGGGTTCCCTGCTGGCGTGGTTGCGCGAGCACAACAACACGGACGAGCTGCTCGCGAAAGCGATCCAGGAGTTTACGCTGAGCTGCGCGGGGTACTGTGTGGCAACGTACGTGCTGGGCGTTGCCGACCGCCACTCGGACAACATTATGGTGAAGAAGACCGGCCAGCTGTTTCACATCGATTTCGGCCACATTTTGGGCCACTTCAAGGAAAAGTTTGGCTTCCGGCGGGAGCGTGTACCGTTCGTGCTGACCCACGACTTTGTCTACGTGATCAACAACGGGCGGACCGATCGGGAGGCACAGGAGTTCTGCCATTTCCAGACACTTTGCGAAGAGGTATGTGGTTGCGCGTCGGCATCGGGGGAGCATTTTTTGAACCTTTTTTCTTCGActcgcgttttttttctttcaaggCTTTTCTTATTCTGCGCCAGCACGGATGTCTCATACTGTCGCTGTTCTCGATGATGATTTCTACCGGCCTGCCGGAACTGTCCTCGGAGAAGGATCTCAACTACCTTCGAGAAACACTGGTACGCGTGATTGAACTTGTATTGTATACGTGAGACATTCAaacccattttttgttgttgttgttggctgtTGTAGGTTTTGGAcaaaacggaagaggaagcgcGCACACATTTCAAGCACAAGTTCAGCGAAGCGCTTGCCAACTCGTGGAAAACGTCACTCAACTGGGCGTCGCACAACTTCTCCAAGAACAACCGTCAGTGACAGCAGTCCTATGCCGGGCGGAACCATCAAACGATGTAGTgtagtgtgttggtggtagtagcagtagtaggtAGTTGTAGGAGGGGGAGGGAGCCTGTTGGTGAGAGagaggcgagagagagagaggtgcaAGACTTTCCGACCTGGTTGTAGCAGGTTATCCTGGTatgtatacacacacacacacacacacaccgctctTCCCCTTTTTCCTTCCGGTGGTGGGTTAGACTTTGAATTGTATTCCTTGCTCTTGCCCTTGTATTCATGCACCAGTCACTTACATCCTTAACCGTATTTCCAATCTCCAATGGAAGGAAGAAGCCAACGGCCACGGCCATGAATTAAGTGaaacgagcgagagagagagtaggaAAATGTTGATTTTCTGAAGGGCATTTTCCGGATTGTACACAGAATTATTAATGTTTCGCTGTGTGGTACAATGTTGAAGTTAGTGAatttttgagttttattttcatttttgtatTTCGCCCTATTTCATACACAGACATATTATTATGCTGGGAGCAATTAGCCCCCACAAGACATCAGGAAATTCATGAACAGAACTCACGGACTCAATACGGACTCGATAACGCATATACACGCACATGCAAGAAAGTATGAAGTTAGGAAGAGAGTAGTATTAGTAATAACcgatttttccccccttttttgtcACACAATCGCTCTAGTGTGGCAGGGCATATGGAGTTGAGCAGGACACCGAACAAGGAAATTACCCGACGCGCGAAGCAAAGGAAACATGAAAAACAtgattgaatttttttctCGCTGTACAATTGAATAAAATAGGAATGAACAATTTATAAAAGGGCCGGCTATACCATGCTAAATTGATTAGCCAAAATTTGAACATACTTGGCGCACTCTACCACATGGTAGTGTTGGAAGCAACAGCCACCGCAATACGCGCGTATTCAACCCAGATAATTGGTTTTCACTTCCCAAAATTAGGATAAATTATCCTACTTCTAAGTTACGaaattcaaatatttcttTTCACCTTATAATAGTTTCACCTTTTCTGTTTGacgttttggttgttttttttttttttagaacatGGCGAAGTAATGCGACGGTTAaaatgtgtttcgtttttttttaaatctaggAACTTAGGTTAAGTCATTACCCGGATATACGTACACGCTTCTTTTTGGTCCCGGCACTACCATTAAGCGAAGGAAACGAGAATAAGACTAAgataggaaacaaaaaaacccgataTTGTATATAGTAAGGCCATCCTGTGGGGTGGTCCGTAAAACCTTAACTTATCTAGCATCACCTGGTTCCCGGTACAGCTACATCTctgttttatgtgtgtgtgtgtgtgtgcgtgctgtaTCGGCAAAGGGGAGGGGGATCATGTATATGGGGGGTCCTTCTTTAGCTGTCCTTCCCAAGAGTTTTATCGACTCATCAAAGAAAATGGGGTTTGTGCTGGTTTGCACGCGGTATGGGAAGTCCCGTACCCAACAACATTACATTACCATTACATTACCTGCGcgcgtgtatgtatgtgtgtgtgtgtgtgagagagagagagattgtaTGTGTGACACATTTTTAATTCAACTCTAGATACTAAGCATTTTAAATTCGTTCGTTTAAAAGCCACTAAGCTAAGTTTGTTTTATCTGTATACGAACATTGAACACATGTAAATGTCAGGAAACGGATACAGGAAGGAGAGAGATGAGAGAGCGGAAAGGGAGGACATGAATTTGTAACTACGCCAAACAATATCATGCGATGTGAGTTACGGTGCGCCGCTTTATAGGTGCATTAGACACCACTACTACTGAGGTGGAAGAAGCGCGCAATGGCGTGTAAGAAGAgttgtgtgttcgtgtgtacCTGTGTGGTGGTTCATCTTCTTCATGTACATAATTCAGAACCAAGAAAAGGCAACCCGAGGtaccgagtttttttttggtttgttttgtacgGTTGATTAAAATATGTGTATCGTAGGGCAATATTATAATATGGTCACGGTGACGTCGACGCATAACGGTGTTGACGAtgcaaccccccccccccagaatGTTCCACGTTTCGTTCACATCCTTCGGCGGCGTGTGTTCACGGGTGGGCGTGattttgtaaattttgtgttttgtgattTTCTCATCTATCATCTTCGATCGTTGCAAAGCATACGGATCCTAGATAGCAGCTTCTAGCACGACCACACATATTTCTTAAGCCTGAGCTCCCGAAAGCCCTCTTGCCCCGGGTATTCCCGGGGGTAGAGGGGTCGGCGAGA encodes:
- the LOC118508927 gene encoding phosphatidylinositol 4,5-bisphosphate 3-kinase catalytic subunit beta isoform; translated protein: MKQEQTTTTMKRTAHSTLPGNDPSWQVPHRIYLQQQHQQHLHQQQQQQQPMQQRPLFDYEFWKNPDELTELHFLMPNGVMITMCIPIHITLEELKTDVWEEAERYPLYCHLGDKNKYCFSTLASGRTNCNTTHENEATRLMDVQPALGILRFVERTNVSEDTKLMENISILLDSKLPMKTLVNPEVNDFRAKMSLLSEEIGSRRAAMTRMERIAYQYPAKLVSGSHVPDQISRRLANVDGHFCVVAISTDMQVTVKVPCRATPDEVLNRILEKKRISMKARMDNSSDFILKVCGREEYIYGAYPMISFQYVQDCLSRDETPTFVPRLVRSVEVFKNDIYDARDDFTQWSSTTATTNTTSSALVSTSSSVSTMSLVSVGKHNSSIASTGSSSVYSSSSQSQQSHTLRKVKYVTSWEVDTKLQCTVQEIRGLNIESDKELGVQLGLFHGGKSLCKTARTRTVTVNSGKAVWNETICFDINVSNVPRMARLCLVVYENMRTTKSTGIRTRRTKDGLINPIAWVNTMVFDYKNQLKSDSVTLYTWDYAEDAQSEDILHPLGTVEPNPNRDNNMFVSMLLSFGPYGPEGRIIVYPGEEELLAHAAKMSHRNEHLNRESAEDTRSIKAIMSAYMYNDRLNDIHEQDRNAIWAKRRECMLQMPQGLPCLLYCVEWNNRDEVSEIVSLLQEWPKLLIERALELLDYAYADKYVRRYAVDCLRTIEDDELLLYLLQLVQALKHESYLNCDLVYFLLQRALHNQHIGHYLFWHLRSELSVPSVQVRFGLILEAYLLGSPEHVGVLLKQMQCLRYLQICSDNVKKGSKEKGRALLMEQLAKEGHLTSDLISPLNPSFRCKAVRTERCKVMDSKMRPLWIVYENSDPNGDDIHMIFKNGDDLRQDMLTLQMLRIMDRIWKSHGFDFRMNPYSCISTDHKLGLIEVVLNAETIANIQKERGMFSATSPFKKGSLLAWLREHNNTDELLAKAIQEFTLSCAGYCVATYVLGVADRHSDNIMVKKTGQLFHIDFGHILGHFKEKFGFRRERVPFVLTHDFVYVINNGRTDREAQEFCHFQTLCEEAFLILRQHGCLILSLFSMMISTGLPELSSEKDLNYLRETLVLDKTEEEARTHFKHKFSEALANSWKTSLNWASHNFSKNNRQ